A stretch of the Acyrthosiphon pisum isolate AL4f chromosome A2, pea_aphid_22Mar2018_4r6ur, whole genome shotgun sequence genome encodes the following:
- the LOC100168791 gene encoding probable tRNA N6-adenosine threonylcarbamoyltransferase, mitochondrial, producing the protein MRLYRLLRSSLWCQYTRQAHRKYSKLLGIETSCDDTGCAIVDSDRNILGEYLQSQQQIHLDFGGIIPPVARDLHKQNIDNVVTQALQQAQVSLNDLDAIAVTVKPGLPLSLLVGMNYAKELSKKSLKPLIPIHHMEAHALTARLVDHNLQLPFLVLLLSGGHCLLAIVKKVNEFLLLGQSIDDAPGEALDKAARRLQLKNMKEFRNCCGGQAIEKAALKGDPRAIDLGTFMTNYKDCNFSYSGLKNAIRSQILKSEQKHELKGDEIIPEVFDLCASIQYAITKHICTRVQRAIEFINRTQLLPDTNRTLVVSGGVASNMFIRKHLNLVCEEENFKLIVPPPKLCTDNGIMIAWNGIEKFNEHIDIFSHLDLDKIDIQSKEPLGKNISQQITDMEIRCPSGFFNKIFEEHK; encoded by the exons ATGAGGCTTTATCGGCTTCTCCGGTCAAGTTTGTGGTGTCAGTACACAAGGCAAGCCCACAGAAAGTATAGCAAATTGTTGGGCATTGAGACTAGCTGCGACGATACTGGATGTGCAATAGTGGACAGTGACAGAAATATCCTTGGTGAATACTTACAATCTCAACAGCAGATTCACCTCGA TTTCGGGGGAATAATTCCACCAGTGGCCAGGGATTTGCACAAGCAGAACATTGATAATGTTGTAACACAGGCGTTGCAACAGGCCCAAGTTAGTTTGAATGATCTAGATGCCATTGCTGTCACTGTTAAACCCGGTTTGCCCTTGTCACTGTTAGTCGGTATGAACTATGCAAAAGAATTGAGTAAAAAATCATTGAAGCCTCTGATACCGATTCATCACATGGAAGCACACGCCTTGACTGCAAGATTAGTTGATCAT aatttacaGTTACCATTTTTAGTCTTACTTTTATCTGGTGGACACTGTTTGTTGGCTATcgtaaaaaaagtaaatgaaTTTCTGTTGCTAGGACAATCTATTGATGACGCTCCTGGCGAAGCATTGGACAAG GCAGCCAGGCGACTTCAGTTGAAGAATATGAAGGAGTTTAGAAATTGTTGTGGAGGCCAAGCAATTGAGAAAGCAGCATTGAAAGGTGATCCTAGAGCTATTGATTTGGGTACATTTATGACAAATTACAAAGACTGCAATTTCAGTTACTCCGGCTTAAAGAATGCTATACGATCTCAAATTCTAAAATCCGAACAGAAGCAcg aatTGAAAGGAGATGAAATTATCCCAGAAGTTTTCGATTTATGTGCCAGCATTCAATATGCCATTACGAAACACATATGCACTCGAGTACAGAGGGCTATTGAATTTATTAACCGAACACAACTATTGCCAGACACAAATCGAACATtg gTAGTGTCTGGTGGTGTTGCTAGCAACATGTTTATTCGAAAACATTTGAATCTTGTGTGTGAAGAGGAAAATTTCAAGCTAATAGTTCCACCACCCAAACTTTGTACAGATAATGGAATAATGATAGCATGGAATGGCatagaaaaatttaatgaaCATATAGATATATTCAGTCACcttgatttagataaaattgATATCCAATCGAA agAACCACTAGGAAAGAATATTTCACAACAAATCACAGATATGGAAATAAGATGTCCTTcaggatttttcaataaaatatttgaagaacacaaataa
- the Ufc1 gene encoding ubiquitin-fold modifier conjugating enzyme 1: protein MENTKKALSSIPLLKTKAGPRDVDLWPQRLKEEYQSLIQYVQNNKAADNDWFRLESNKEGTKWFGKCWVFQNQLKYEFDIEFDIPVTFPTTAPEIALPELDGKTAKMYRGGKICLSDHFKPLWARNVPKFGISHALALGLGPWLAVEIPELILRGVVKYKEKEEDN, encoded by the exons ATGGAGAACACCAAAAAGGCTCTGTCATCAATACCGCTACTAAAGACAAAAGCCGGTCCTCGGGATGTTGATTTGTGGCCACAAAGACTTAAAGAAGAATACCAATCCCTAATCCAA taTGTTCAGAACAATAAAGCAGCCGATAATGATTGGTTTCGTCTAGAGTCGAATAAGGAGGGAACTAAATGGTTTGGAAAGTGTTGGGTGTTTCAGAATCAATTGAAATATGAGTTTGACATAGAATTCGAT ATTCCAGTAACTTTCCCTACTACAGCACCTGAAATTGCATTACCTGAACTTGATGGTAAAACTGCCAAAATGTATCGAGGTGGCAAAATATGTTTATCTGACCATTTTAAACCATTGTGGGCTAGAAATGTACCAAAGTTTGGTATCTCCCACGCTTTAGCACTTGGT TTGGGCCCATGGTTGGCGGTTGAAATCCCAGAATTAATTCTGAGAGGAGTGGTTAAATACAAAGAAAAAGAAGaggataattaa